A genomic window from Daphnia carinata strain CSIRO-1 chromosome 9, CSIRO_AGI_Dcar_HiC_V3, whole genome shotgun sequence includes:
- the LOC132088280 gene encoding uncharacterized protein LOC132088280: MRVIGRNFIAEIVKRQWLRLKTDKDPNCLKAINLLPLKPYRDMLGDLMAAHVISGARVTEDAKLIEEGTKDIEDEDERECVRKFLKSRQAVYARKGIKSEVFLDLIEMDIRKIPNTKNISTELYAFDHTAFNHVIDTKDRETSWKTYLTAILVGAVGIASIGAGVFLIYEKLLPFRLSQNLLLMGGASDILYAITTIMTHNNFTWSNLFRQRLRSTMGKAEPMDTMKTIFKLYGSTENADFRGTIRLADGKERWKRQRGRQIDRDSEAASGGTSAGIELENKIHYLLQEFFKNVHGDIQTCLAKNMTEIRKRLIQFNELYGLETSQVFVKEKLNELISGIGDKEGKGHKWVFDITAAMTLIIPQQTAGNQLTQERVDEAIHGVESIFHKYEVRMGLMRVAFTGIRKFLSDLENHGQPKVPIAEDIDAEEAFQRFQRRTLANIEDELKRQVEKILDSLRQQIHEVL, encoded by the coding sequence ATGCGTGTGATTGGCAGAAATTTCATCGCTGAAATAGTCAAACGTCAATGGCTAAGGCTAAAGACTGACAAAGATCCCAATTGTTTGAAAGCCATCAATTTGCTACCATTGAAACCCTATCGAGATATGCTTGGCGATCTGATGGCTGCCCATGTCATCTCTGGTGCTCGAGTGACGGAAGATGCAAAACTCATCGAGGAAGGAACTAAAGACATTGAAGATGAAGACGAGCGTGAATGTGTCCGGAAGTTTCTGAAAAGCCGCCAAGCTGTTTATGCTCGCAAGGGGATAAAATCCGAAGTTTTTCTTGACCTTATAGAAATGGATATTCGAAAGATTCCAAACACCAAGAACATTTCTACGGAACTCTATGCCTTCGATCACACAGCATTCAATCACGTCATTGACACAAAGGATCGAGAAACGTCATGGAAAACATACCTGACAGCAATTTTGGTCGGTGCTGTTGGTATCGCTTCAATTGGTGCTGGAGTTTTCTTGATTTACGAAAAATTACTACCCTTTAGACTGAGCCAGAATTTATTATTGATGGGAGGAGCATCAGACATTTTGTACGCCATAACGACCATCATGACGCACAACAACTTTACCTGGTCAAATTTGTTTCGTCAAAGGCTAAGGAGTACCATGGGAAAAGCAGAACCCATGGACACGATGAAAACCATTTTCAAATTATATGGTTCGACTGAAAATGCTGACTTCAGAGGGACAATTCGATTGGCCGATGGTAAGGAGAGATGGAAACGACAACGCGGACGCCAAATAGACAGAGATAGTGAAGCTGCATCAGGTGGGACTAGTGCGGGAATtgaattggaaaataaaatccaTTATCTTTTACAagagttttttaaaaatgtacaTGGAGACATACAGACATGCCTCGCCAAAAACATGACCGAAATTCGAAAGAGGCTGATCCAATTTAACGAACTTTACGGACTCGAAACATCCCAGGTTTTCGTTAAAGAGAAGTTGAACGAATTGATTTCTGGAATTGGGGATAAGGAAGGAAAAGGACACAAATGGGTTTTTGACATTACCGCCGCCATGACTTTAATCATTCCTCAACAAACGGCAGGAAACCAGTTAACACAAGAAAGAGTTGATGAAGCGATTCACGGGGTGGAATCGATTTTTCATAAGTACGAGGTGCGAATGGGGTTGATGCGCGTGGCTTTCACAGGTATACGCAAATTTCTATCAGACTTGGAAAATCATGGCCAACCTAAAGTTCCAATAGCTGAAGACATCGACGCTGAAGAAGCTTTTCAgcgttttcaaagaagaacGCTGGCCAATATAGAGGATGAGCTTAAGAGACAAGTGGAAAAAATACTGGACTCGTTGAGGCAACAAATTCATGAAGTCCTCTGA
- the LOC130700699 gene encoding calcyphosin-like protein, with translation MDDNGNRSLCFDEFCKGIEESGVKTEDGCRALFDAFDKDRSGSVCINEFLKAIRPPMSDGRKRVIADAFKNLDRTGDGVVTLEDLNGVYNVKHNPRYLSGEETEEQILKKFLANFESNGSIDGMVTYDDFLDYYAGVSSLIDHDAYFDLMMRQAWKM, from the exons ATGGATGACAATGGAAACCGTTCTCTGTGCTTCGATGAATTTTGCAAGGGAATCGAAGAAAGCGGCGTCAAG ACCGAGGACGGTTGTCGCGCTCTTTTTGACGCTTTCGACAAGGACCGCTCCGGTTCTGTTTGCATCAACGAATTTCTTAAAGCCATTCGG CCTCCCATGTCGGATGGACGCAAAAGGGTTATCGCCGATGCGTTCAAAAACTTAGATCGAACTGGCGATGGTGTGGTCACTCTGGAAGATTTAAACGGCGTCTATAATGTCAAACACAATCCCAGATATTTGag TGGGGAGGAAACAGAAGAGCAAATTCTCAAGAAGTTCCTGGCTAACTTTGAGTCAAACGGTTCTATTGATGGAATG GTAACATATGATGACTTCCTAGATTATTACGCTGGAGTCAGTTCGTTAATCGATCATGATGcatattttgatttgatgatGAGGCAGGCATGGAAAATGTAA
- the LOC130700694 gene encoding beta-1,3-glucan-binding protein-like translates to MALQSNRTPASALLRTTVLILLFSLFSNQISVATAVPTLIFEDNFDTFNTSTWQHLITAWRGGQSQFQYYTNRTENSYVKDGILHIVPTFTADRFSESFLYNGTLNLTAEGCNFIGPENFTSSCLRKGGLNGDIINPIQSARIRTINSFSFTYGTVEIRAKLSRGDWLWPSLWMLPTDNDYGDWPRSGEIDMVEIRGNDKMQCDGYISGNRRANSTLHWGPSNMADKYAKTRWSKFLTNGSFATEFHTYGLRWLPTGIVLLIDGEAIGAVCPPAGGFWKLGGSSGTNIWQNGTIMAPFDKRFHFIFKVAAGGDYFPDRCLNYNDQGVATPKPWSTADTVQMKPFWEARNQWYPTWTRNPEDSHMLVDYIRVWSLG, encoded by the exons ATGGCTCTGCAATCCAATAGAACGCCAGCCTCTGCTTTACTTCGGACCACCGTGCTGATACTGTTGTTTTCACTCTTCTCGAATCAAATTTCGGTAGCCACAGCGGTACCCACGCTGATTTTTGAAGACAATTTCGACACTTTCAACACGTCAACTTGGCAGCATTTGATCACGGCCTGGCGTGGTGGCCAGAGTCAATTTCAGTACTACACGAACCGTACTGAAAATAG CTATGTCAAAGACGGCATATTACATATTGTTCCAACGTTCACGGCGGACCGGTTTAGCGAATCGTTCTTGTACAATGGCACGCTTAATTTAACAGCAGAAGGATGCAACTTTATCGGCCCCGAGAACTTTACCAGCAGCTGCCTCAG GAAAGGTGGGCTTAATGGAGACATCATTAACCCGATCCAGTCGGCAAGGATAAGAACCATTAATTCTTTCAGTTTCACTTACGGAACTGTTGAAATTCGAGCAAAACTCTCGCGAGGAGATTGGCTTTGGCCAT CTTTGTGGATGTTACCGACTGATAATGATTACGGAGATTGGCCGAGATCGGGTGAAATCGATATGGTTGAGATCCGTGGAAATGACAAAATGCAGTGTGATGGATACATAAGCGGTAACCGACGAGCCAATTCCACTTTGCATTGGGGTCCAAGCAATATGGCAGACAAGTACGCCAAAACCAGGTGGTCAAA GTTTCTAACAAACGGCTCGTTTGCAACTGAGTTTCATACTTACGGTTTGCGCTGGCTACCGACTGGCATCGTTTTACTCATAGATGGTGAAGCGATCGGGGCCGTATGTCCTCCAGCTGGCGGTTTCTGGAAATTGGGAGGTTCCAGCGGTACAAACATTTGGCAAAACGGCACAATCATGGCACCTTTCGACAAACGG TTCCATTTCATCTTCAAGGTGGCGGCTGGTGGTGACTACTTTCCTGATCGCTGCCTCAATTACAATGATCAAGGAGTGGCAACTCCTAAGCCGTGGAGCACGGCAGACACCGTGCAGATGAAACCTTTCTGGGAGGCGAGGAACCAATGGTATCCAACTTGGACCCGCAATCCGGAAGACAGTCACATGTTGGTCGATTACATTCGTGTTTGGTCTCTCGGCTAA